One window of the Candidatus Chryseobacterium colombiense genome contains the following:
- a CDS encoding DUF4403 family protein, translating into MNIIKILFLVAFINAFGQTNVESQQIAYNFPKIKSNITMPVTIPLSEISNMINASVKELIYQDDSYTDNNNDQFKVKVWKTRPIRLVGGTNQNILIEVPLKIWAEKGIGTLGIYTYQNTTFETVMSFNTTLTFQNNWTITTSTKPNGFRWVTKPVLDYGKIQIPITSIVEKNLIEQQQKFCKTIDQQMASQLNFQQYAVLAWNAFSQPFNISEEYNTWLKISPISVNITPLKFYANQINTNIGIDIYSETFTGTKPDASQPIKTALNFSFSPSLGDNFLLQTTANIPYTEASNIARKTFLNKEFDIRDSKVKITDIRVYGIDDKIMIEAQTEGYVKGTSIISGIPVYDEAKKKIVLSKTKFKLKTSNFLQKTASVLFQGKIVKMIEEEYGIPTEDLENNSKKSIEEAFNKEYYKGLKMTGKVFNLKPTKILLTSTAITAVIDTNASLKLTLAGI; encoded by the coding sequence TTGAATATCATCAAAATATTATTTTTAGTAGCTTTTATCAATGCTTTTGGACAAACAAATGTCGAGAGCCAGCAAATAGCATATAATTTTCCGAAGATAAAATCTAATATTACCATGCCGGTAACGATTCCTCTTTCGGAAATCAGTAATATGATTAATGCTTCCGTAAAAGAGCTTATTTACCAGGACGATTCTTACACGGACAACAATAATGACCAGTTCAAAGTCAAAGTCTGGAAAACCCGCCCTATACGGCTAGTTGGAGGAACCAATCAGAATATATTAATTGAAGTTCCTTTAAAAATATGGGCAGAAAAAGGCATCGGAACATTAGGTATTTACACCTATCAAAATACAACTTTTGAAACCGTAATGTCTTTTAATACTACATTGACTTTTCAAAATAACTGGACCATTACAACCAGTACCAAACCCAACGGATTCCGATGGGTAACAAAACCGGTTTTAGATTATGGGAAAATTCAAATTCCCATCACTTCTATTGTCGAAAAAAATTTAATAGAACAGCAGCAAAAATTCTGTAAAACCATAGATCAGCAAATGGCCTCTCAGCTGAATTTTCAGCAATATGCAGTATTGGCGTGGAATGCTTTTTCACAACCTTTTAATATATCAGAAGAATACAATACCTGGCTAAAAATCTCCCCGATCAGTGTAAATATTACTCCGTTAAAATTTTATGCTAATCAGATTAATACCAATATTGGAATAGATATTTATTCTGAAACTTTCACAGGCACCAAACCGGATGCTTCACAGCCTATAAAAACAGCCTTAAACTTCAGTTTCTCTCCTAGCTTAGGAGATAATTTTTTATTACAGACAACCGCCAATATTCCTTATACAGAAGCCAGCAATATCGCAAGAAAAACATTTTTGAACAAAGAATTCGATATCAGAGATTCAAAAGTAAAAATTACCGATATCAGAGTCTATGGTATAGATGATAAAATTATGATTGAAGCTCAAACCGAAGGCTATGTAAAAGGAACCAGCATTATTTCAGGAATTCCGGTATATGATGAGGCAAAAAAGAAAATTGTTCTTTCGAAAACCAAATTCAAACTTAAAACATCCAATTTTTTACAGAAAACAGCTTCTGTTTTATTTCAGGGAAAAATCGTAAAAATGATAGAAGAAGAATATGGTATTCCTACTGAAGATCTGGAAAACAATTCGAAAAAAAGCATCGAAGAGGCTTTCAACAAAGAATATTACAAAGGATTAAAAATGACCGGAAAGGTTTTTAATCTCAAACCTACAAAAATACTCTTAACATCAACAGCAATCACAGCCGTTATTGATACTAATGCATCTTTAAAGCTTACCCTCGCTGGAATTTGA
- the thrC gene encoding threonine synthase — protein MKYYNLKDKEEAVDFKTATIKGQGKEKGLFFPEFIPKFDEDFIENLHQYSAEEIAFQCMKDFIGDEITSDILKEIVSETINFDIPLKKINENIYSLELFHGPTLAFKDIGARFMSRILSYFLKDEDKKVTILVATSGDTGGAVAHGFYKTENIDIVILYPKNRVSEVQEKQLTALGENISALEVDGSFDDCQSLVKQAFSDKEINSSLFLTSANSINVARWLPQQIYYLLALKQWQKLEKQNPVICVPSGNFGNICAGILAHFRGLPVDHFIAACNENDIVPQYLKTQKLESKETVATLSNAMDVGNPSNFVRILELFKNHFEDVKGKISGYSIDDDKTLHTIKEVYENFNYLLDPHSSVAYTAMEQYLKENPGKKGFILATAHPVKFPDAVEKATQISIKLPESLEDLMKKEKKSLEIQPDFAELKRFLLDKN, from the coding sequence ATGAAGTATTACAATTTAAAAGATAAAGAAGAAGCCGTTGATTTCAAAACTGCGACCATAAAAGGACAGGGAAAAGAAAAAGGTTTATTTTTCCCTGAATTTATTCCAAAATTTGATGAGGATTTTATAGAAAATTTACATCAATATTCCGCTGAAGAAATTGCTTTTCAATGCATGAAAGATTTTATTGGAGATGAAATTACTTCTGATATTTTAAAAGAAATCGTTTCAGAAACCATTAATTTCGATATTCCTCTGAAAAAAATTAATGAAAACATATATTCTTTAGAACTTTTTCATGGACCGACTCTGGCTTTTAAAGATATTGGAGCAAGATTTATGAGTCGCATTCTTTCCTATTTTCTGAAGGATGAAGATAAAAAGGTAACGATTTTGGTTGCGACGTCTGGAGACACAGGAGGTGCAGTTGCCCATGGATTTTACAAAACTGAAAATATTGATATTGTTATTCTTTATCCTAAAAATCGTGTGAGTGAAGTTCAGGAAAAACAATTGACCGCTTTAGGCGAAAATATTTCTGCTCTGGAAGTTGACGGCAGTTTTGATGATTGTCAAAGTCTGGTAAAACAGGCATTTTCAGATAAAGAAATAAACTCATCTTTATTCTTAACTTCTGCAAATTCTATTAATGTCGCAAGATGGCTTCCTCAGCAGATTTATTATTTACTGGCTTTAAAACAGTGGCAGAAATTGGAAAAACAAAATCCTGTCATTTGCGTTCCCAGCGGAAATTTCGGGAATATTTGCGCAGGAATTCTAGCTCATTTCAGAGGACTTCCTGTTGATCATTTTATTGCGGCCTGTAATGAGAATGATATAGTTCCTCAGTATTTAAAAACACAAAAACTAGAATCGAAAGAAACAGTTGCTACCCTTTCGAATGCAATGGATGTTGGAAATCCGAGCAATTTCGTAAGAATTCTAGAGCTTTTTAAAAATCATTTTGAAGATGTAAAAGGCAAAATTTCGGGCTACTCCATCGATGATGACAAAACCTTACACACCATCAAAGAAGTTTATGAAAATTTTAATTATTTGCTTGACCCCCACAGTTCAGTCGCTTATACAGCAATGGAACAATATTTGAAAGAAAATCCGGGTAAAAAAGGTTTTATTTTGGCAACAGCACATCCTGTAAAGTTTCCTGATGCGGTAGAAAAGGCAACCCAAATCTCTATTAAGCTCCCCGAATCTTTAGAAGATTTAATGAAAAAGGAGAAAAAAAGTCTTGAAATACAACCTGACTTTGCAGAATTAAAACGATTTTTGCTTGATAAAAATTAA
- the folB gene encoding dihydroneopterin aldolase, with amino-acid sequence MSKIFLEDLKIYAYHGVLPEENIIGTYYILNVELHTDLWKAAESDDLNDTISYADINQIIHDEMKIKSKLLEHVAGRIISRIHNEFQQINYIKLKITKTAPPMQGEMRGASIELEQSFKPEN; translated from the coding sequence ATGAGCAAGATTTTTCTTGAAGATTTAAAAATATATGCCTATCACGGTGTTTTACCAGAAGAAAATATTATTGGCACCTACTATATTCTAAACGTGGAACTTCACACCGATTTGTGGAAAGCAGCGGAATCTGACGATTTGAACGACACCATAAGCTATGCTGACATTAACCAAATCATCCATGATGAAATGAAGATTAAATCTAAACTATTGGAACATGTAGCAGGAAGAATCATTTCTCGGATCCATAACGAGTTTCAACAGATAAATTATATCAAATTAAAAATCACCAAAACCGCCCCACCTATGCAAGGCGAAATGAGAGGGGCAAGTATCGAACTGGAGCAAAGTTTTAAACCTGAAAATTAA
- a CDS encoding homoserine kinase encodes MKNIKLQVPATVANLVCGFDILGMAIHEPYDEMELKLLETPEIIIKHQDHFGLPEEPSKNVAGVVLLKIQEYLNLKNGFEIIINKKIKPGSGLGSSAASAAGAAVGANELLGNIFTKEELVYFAMFGEELASGVKHADNIAPCIFGGITLVKSSNPIDIIPLNSPDLLVTAVHPQVEVKTSDARQILKKNILLKDAIEQWGNIAGLVAGIQNNDFGLIGRSLNDVIVEPVRSILIPKFNDIKEKSLELGALGGGISGSGPSIFMISEKEEISKKIADMMKSVYNKIGIESFVYVSKINPSEIKII; translated from the coding sequence ATGAAAAATATAAAATTACAAGTCCCTGCAACAGTCGCCAATTTGGTTTGCGGATTCGATATTTTAGGAATGGCTATCCATGAACCATATGATGAAATGGAACTGAAATTATTAGAAACGCCTGAAATTATTATTAAACATCAAGATCATTTCGGATTACCGGAAGAGCCTTCAAAGAATGTTGCCGGAGTTGTTTTATTAAAAATCCAGGAATATTTGAATTTAAAAAACGGCTTTGAAATCATCATAAATAAAAAGATAAAACCAGGAAGCGGATTAGGTTCCAGTGCTGCAAGTGCGGCCGGAGCTGCTGTGGGAGCTAATGAATTACTGGGAAATATTTTCACCAAAGAAGAACTGGTATATTTTGCAATGTTTGGGGAAGAACTGGCTTCCGGCGTAAAACATGCAGATAACATTGCGCCCTGTATTTTTGGCGGAATAACTTTAGTTAAATCATCAAATCCTATTGATATTATTCCCCTGAATTCTCCAGATTTATTGGTGACGGCAGTTCATCCGCAGGTTGAAGTGAAAACCTCCGATGCAAGACAGATCCTGAAGAAAAATATTCTTCTTAAAGATGCAATAGAACAGTGGGGAAATATTGCAGGACTGGTTGCCGGAATTCAGAATAATGATTTCGGATTGATTGGCAGAAGTCTGAATGACGTCATTGTAGAGCCCGTACGAAGCATTTTAATTCCAAAGTTTAATGATATCAAAGAAAAAAGTTTAGAATTAGGAGCTTTGGGCGGAGGAATTTCAGGTTCCGGACCGTCAATTTTTATGATTTCAGAAAAAGAAGAAATTTCAAAAAAAATCGCAGACATGATGAAATCTGTTTATAATAAAATCGGCATTGAAAGTTTCGTATATGTTTCAAAAATAAATCCCTCCGAAATTAAAATCATCTAA